GTATATGAAAATCAATTTGTTTGCCCCTGCCCTAAAACCTGCCCGACATAGTTCAGGCGGGGGAGCAAATTGATTTTCTTCATACCCTCTTCGCTGCCGCAAAGCTTTAGCGAAGCGCAGTTAGGGACAGGGCTAGGGAAGAAAATCTTGTGCTTTTAGTGGTAAAAAAACGAATATTCATATATCATTTTAACAATCCATTATATTGAATCTATCTTTGCAGTATTGAAAAATAGCACATGGAATTTGAAAAAAGGCTAAAAGCATTGATTGAACTTGGCGATTTTGTAAAGTCAGGCTTGGCAAAAAATGAATTCTCCGAATTGTTTCATCAAGCTTATATTCACAACAATTGGTTTACGGAAGAGTTCTGTCAGCTGAGTTTTAGCAGTTTAGTTAGCCATTATCTGAATGAAGATAAACTGAATGAATGGCTGGGAAAATACACATTTAGCAATCAAGCAAACAAGAAGAGAATAGGTTTAATATTGGCGGGAAACATACCCCTGGTAGGCATTCATGATATTATTTCAGTTTTTATAAGTGGTCATATCAGTCTTTTAAAACTATCTGCAAAAGACAGTATTTTAACCAAATTCTTCATCGGAAAACTCAATGAAATTGATTCTGAAAGCACATCATACTTTCAAATTGATGATAAATTAACCGGATTAGATGCATTAATTGCTACAGGAAGTGATAATAGTGCCCGTTATTTTGAATATTATTTTAGAAATTGTCCAAAAATAATCCGTAAAAACAGAACGTCTATAGCCGTCCTTTCAGGCCATGAAACAAATGAAGATTTGAAGTTATTGGAAAAAGATATATTTCAATACTTCGGATTAGGTTGCAGAAGTGTTTCTAAAGTTTTTATTCCTGTTGATTATGATTTAAATACTCTAATTGAAGTCTTCGAGAAGTATCGGTATTTCATTGATCACAACAAATACTACAACAACTACATTTATCATAAAAGTATCTTTCTGCTAAACTTAGATGATCATTTAGACAATGGTTTTTTAATGCTGAAAGAAAATCAATCCAATCATTCGCCATTGGCTGTACTTTTCTATGAACGATATCAGAATACAACTGAATTGGAAAACAGGATTATTCTAAGTAAAGATCATTTGCAAGTTGTTGTCAGTAAAGAACAATTATCCTTCCCTACCCATACATTTGGGAGCTCACAAACACCTGAATTGTGGGATTATGCCGATGAAGTAGACACCTTAAATTTCATCCATAAATTATAAAGTTTGCCACAAAAATTAAATATAGAAGCATTTCTGGAAAATTCCGCAAAGTCGATTATTGTGGATGTGCGCACTCCCAAAGAGTTTGCATCAGGGCATATACCTCAGGCGTTTAATATTCCTTTGTTTTCGAACGAAGAACGAGCCGAAGTTGGAACCATTTATAAGCAAAATAGTAAAGAAGCCGCTATTATAAAGGGATTGGCGTTTGTAGGTCCTAAAATGGCCGATTTTGTAAATGAGATAAATAAAATAGCAAAAAACAAGGAAGTTTATTTTTATTGTTGGCGTGGTGGAATGCGTAGCAATAGTTTTGCATGGCTATTAGAAACAGTTGGTTATAAAACTTATACGCTGGATAAAGGGTATAAAGCATTTCGAAATCATGTTTTAAACTCTTTCGAAAAGAAGTTAAATCTTTTGGTTATTGGAGGCATGACAGGTTCTGCAAAAACTTATATTCTATACGAACTCGATACAAAAGGTCATCAAATCATTGATCTGGAAAAAATGGCCTCCCACAAAGGTTCATCATTTGGCAGCATTGGCGAACATGAACAACCTACAAATGAACAATTTGAGAATGATCTTTTTCACCATATAGATGAGATTGATAGTGATCAACTATGTTTTATTGAAGATGAAAGCCGCATGATTGGTAGAATTAATCAGCCAAATGCATTCTATGATCAAATTCGTACAGCCAACGTGATCAAATTAGAGATATCTAAAGAATTAAGAATAGGACATCTGGTTAAGGAATATTCAAATACAGATCTTTCCAATTTATTAGAGGCAAGTGATCGGCTAAAAAAACGCCTGGGTGGATTAAAACTAATTGAAATCAGAAACTTTTTATTAGAAAACGATTTTGAATCAGCTGCATCCGTTTTATTGGATTATTATGACAAAGCATATGTTTACGGATTAAAACAAAGGCCTGCTGATCGTGTATTTAACCTTAAAACAGAAAGTATCAATCCGGCAAAAAATGCACAATTGATATTAGATTATATTCCACAAATTCCTGATTCAAACAAATTGATTAAAACAATCAATTAGTAATGAAATGCACTTTTTTAAAAATAGCTAAAATCACACAAAATCGTAATCCTTATTAACTTATCCATAATTATAAAGCTGAAACAAAAATCATATCATAACTTTGTCAAAGCTATAAATTCAATTGCTTGAAACTACGATTTTTAATATTATTGATTCTATTTGGGTTATTGTCTGGTGTTACTCAAGGACAAAATCTAAAAAAAGCTTTCGAGGCACTTGAAATATATAACTATTTCAAAGCCAAAGAGATATTTGAGAAGAAACTCAAAAAGCATCCGATTCCTTGTTCGTTCGGACTCAGTTCAATATACTCTACCAACGACAATCCATTTTTCAATATCGATATTGCCCATGCCTTCTTTGTTAATATGGAGAAAAGCTATGACTCCATGGATTCAAAATACAAAATAGCAGTGGTTAAATATGGAATTGATACCATCGAAATTCATAAACTAAAATTAAAAATAGATAGTGTTAAATTTTACCAAATAAGTTTGAATCCGAATATTGAAACACTGGAATCATATATACATGTCTATCCAGACTCCAGATACACAAAACAATGTATACGGATTCGGGATGAATTAGCATTTAAGCAAAGTTTAACACAAAACAATATTGAGTCTCTCAAAGAGTTTCTTCAGAAATATCCGAATGCCAAGCAAGTTGCCGAAGTAGAAGAATTATATGACAAGTATTTATTCCAGCGATATGCCAATAATAATAGCATTGCCAGTTATGATACATTTATAAGCCGACATCCAGAAAGTGCTTATATCCGGCAGGCTCAAGATTCAATTTTTTACATTGCCACTGCTGACAAAAGTATTTCATCCTTCGAAACCTTTATAAGGCAGCAAAAAAGCAATCCCAATGTTGCCTATGCTTGGGAGCAACTTTATTTATTGGCTATTTATGATATGGATGATAAGGCATTCAATAGTTTTATTAGCAATTATCCTGATTATCCCCGACTCGAAAGTGTAATTAAAGAGTATTTGTTACTCGAACTTGAATATTACCAATATCGGGAATTCAATCAGACAGACTCCAGTCTGAAATGGGGTTTCATTGACCATCATGGACAAATTGCAATCGCAGCAAATTACGAATGGGTCGGAGACTTCCATGAAGGTCTGGCAGAAGTAGGTTTAAATGGAAAAAGTGGTTTTATTAAGAAGAATGGTGAACAAACAGTTGCTTGTATTTATGATGAAGTATATCCTTTTTCTGAAGGATATGCAGTGGTTGAAAGAAATGGGAAATTGGGATTCATTAATAAATATGGCAAGGAATTATCAGACTTCAATTATGATGATTTAGGTTCATTCAAAACTGGAATTGCAATTGCCAGTCAGGAGAGTAAATATGGTTATCTGAATACAGCCTTTGATTATATCATTCCTTGCGTTTACGATGATGCATATCCATTTATAAATGGATTGGCGAAAGTTATAAAAGAGGATAAATATGGATTTATTAATGTAAAAGGAGAAGAAGTCATTCCCTTAGAATATGATTTTGTTGAAGATTTCCATCAAGGCTTAGCTGTAGTTAAAAAAGATGAATATTTTGGTTTGATAGATTCCACAAATAGGTTAGTTTTAGATCTTTCATATGAAAGCATCGGAGATGAATGTGAAGGCCTGAGAATGGTCATGAAGAACAATAAATATGGTTTTATTGACCACCAAGCTAATATTGTTATCCCTATGCTATACCAATATAAGCCTGATGTTTTTGTAAAAAGCTGCTTTAGCAATGGTGTTTGTGTTGTAAGAAAAAATGATAAGTACGGAATTATTAATGCAAAAGATCAATTGGTGTTACCGTTCAAATTTACCAACCTAAGCAATATGTCTCAAGGCATCATTGCAGCCAAATATTCGAATTGGGGTTATGTAAATCAGGATAATAAAACCATATACAAATTTATTTTGCAGGAAGCTCATCCTTTTTCTGATGGTATGGGGCGTGTAAAAAGAAATAACAAATATGGATTTGTAAATAAAGAAGGACGTTTGCAAATTGACTTTCAATATGATAATGCAACTGATTTCAAAAATGGATACTCCATTGTAAAGCAAAATGGTTTGTCTGGATTGTTATTTATTTCAGATGTGATTATCCTGCCAATTGAATTCAATGAAATTGAGTATATCAATAAATCATTAATAAAAGTGATGAAAAACAATAAAATGGGCTATTACCAACCCCAGAAACGCACATTTCTTTGGAAAGAAGAAGGTGCAGAGTTTTAATCACCCTCTCCCCAATTTCCCGCACCACTGAATCACTTGAAAAGGAATCAGTGACATAAACGAATTCTACCAAGCTACAAAATTCATCTAAGTTCTCTATGAGTGACTCATATGGAAGTCTAAGGCTTAACGAATTTATGCACCACACGAGTACTGGCAAGTTGTGTAACAACAATATAAGCACCATCAAAAATGTCTTCAACAGGTATTGAGATTTTCATTCCCGGACTAATTAGTAGGTCGTTATACTCCTCCAATCTTACAATACGTCCCAAATAATCAATAATTTGCACATTTTTAAGTACATCGGCTTGCAAAAACTGCAAATTGATTTGATCGATTACAGGATTGGGATATAAAATTGCATACAGTTTTTCATCTATATTCAATCCATGAATATCAATTTTATTGTTTTTTGAAATCAGGTGAAATTCAGGATCGAATGCAAACGAATCAGCTTCAAAGCCTAAATCCACTTCAAAAATTTGACCCGCTGAATCATTATGAAATATAATTGTCTTTTCTTCACCATTGCTGCTATAAAAACGAATAGGGACAGCTAATTCAAAATAATCAACTGTTTGATGAGATTGCGTTTGGTTGAATTCCAAGCTTAAGTGGTTTTTCAGTGGATAAATGTCAATCGAATAAGAAGGAAAACCCTGATTATAAATCCAATCATTGAAAAAATATTCAAGATCAACACCCGATGATTGCTCAAAATGCCAACGAATATCCTCAGTGCTAGCATAATTATAAACTAAATTTGGATCATCCAAAAAGCCTCGTATTCCCTTGAAAAACAAACTATCTCCTAATTTTAATCGCAACATATTCAAAACCATAGCACCTTTTTGGTACGACAGTCGATAGGAAAATACGCGTGATACAATATTGGTATCTGCACCATAAACGTACACAGAACCGCCATTATAATTGGTTACACTCTGAATTCTACTTTTCTTAAGATCCAGTAAATCTTTTTTGTCCCTGAAATATTCATAATACAATGCATCACAAAAAGTGGCAAAGCTTTCATTAATCCAAATTTCTTCCCAACTCTGACAAGTAATTTTATCTCCAAACCATTGGTGTGCAAGCTCATGAGCCACCAAAGAGCCTCTAAAATGCCCCATAAAACTCATGGTTTGGTGTTCCATTCCACCATTTCGTCCAAATTGAGCATGACCGTATTTTTCCTTATCGAATGGATAGGGTCCGAATTTTTCAATAAATAATTCCATTATTGGAACGGTCATAGCCAGATCGTTCCAAAATTCACTTAAATCTTCAGGGTAAATATAATTTAGGATTTCAAGAGAATCAACCCCATCAACAACCCAATTGGATGTTGTCACATAATTTGTAACGGCAATGGCCACTAAATAAGCTGGAATAGGATATCTGTGTTTCCAATGAAAATAGGCGAAAGATGTATCTGAAGAATCAGCCACTAAAACACCATTACTAGCCACTCGATTTCCCAAAGTGGTTTTTACAATCACATCAATGGAATCTATTTTATCATTTAAGGACTGTTTGCAGGGCCACCAATCCCGACTCCCATAAGGTTCAGATAATGTCCATATAATGGACGAAGTATCGTGCATGTCCTTTACAAAGGAACCTGAGCCATTTTGTTCGGGTGCCCCATGATAAAAAATAGTTACTGAGTCTAATTCATTTTTCAATATGGCAACAGGCAAATCAATTTCAAGAAAATAAGCTGTTTGATGACTAAAATTGATTTTATTTTCATGATACAGAATGGAATCGACTATGAGATAACGAGTTAGTTCAAAGACCAGATTATCCAGACTATTGGATTTACTAACAAAATAAGAGGTTATTTGACCTTCAATATAGAGTGTATCTGGATCAACAAACCAATTAAATCGATGATACTTCAAATCATAATCGGCCATAGATGTTTGTAAGGCTCGTGCATGAGGCGACAACAATCTATAATCAGATTGCTTATCCTCTATTCCGTCATGTATCTGGAAATGCTGAGCAAAATCAGCTAGAGAAAATAATAGGAGTATCGTTAAAAATAGTATACGTAGCATTGTGCTTATTTGCCTGCAAAGTTAGTGTATTTAAGGCATCCTGCTTTTCTTCAATTCAAATTGTTGAAAGCAAGAATCTAAAATTAATAATATGTAATTTCATTTGTAACTTGACTTTGAAATTATAACCAACTTCAATGATGAAAAAGACATTTCTATTATTTACACTTCTGTCTGTTGTAAGCATTGCATCTTATTGCCAGGATGCTAAGCATATTAAATCTGCTACAGAACAACAACTCAGCCCTGAAGATTTAGCTCAGGCGCAGCTCGTAGCATACAACAACAAAGATTTAGAAGCATTTTTAGCTGTTTATTCAAATGATATTGAAATTTACTATTTTCCAAATGAACTGATTTACAGTGGAAAGGATGAAATGCGGAAGGTTTACAGTGAGTTCTTTTCTAAAGCAGGTGATTTACATTGCAAACTGGTCAATCGTATTACTTACGGAAATTATGTAATGGATAGAGAATACGTTACAACCAGTATTCCAGGACGTGAGGTAATTGAAGGACAAGCAATTTATGAAGTAAAGGATGGCAAGATTATCAAAGTGTGGTTTATGAAAATGTAAGATGGGAAAACTTTTAGCTATAGCTTATAAAAAAGCATCCAGAGAACCTATGGAGGAAGTTTCTAATACAAATATTTCAAATGAAATGGGATTAGAAAACGATTACAAAGGGAGTAAATCTGCAAAACGACAAATCACTATATTGCTTAGAGAAGATTGGGAAAGTGCATGCAAACATTTGAACAAAACCATTGATTGGAAAGTCAGAAGAGCTAATTTGTATATGGAAGGGATAAGCATAAAACAATCGAAAGGCAAAATAATTAAAATAGGAGATGAAATTATCCTGGAAGTAATGGGAGAAACAAAACCTTGCTACCGCATGGATGAACAGGTTATAGGACTTACTCTCGCTTTAATGAAAGATTGGAAAGGTGGTGTTTGTTGTAAAGTAATTCAAGGAGGAAATTTAAAAGTTGGGGATAAAATAGAAATTGATTAAGTATTGAAAGAGTTGTTCTACTCCTGCTTTCATGTTGCCTATCCTGCCATTCAAGAGCTTAAAGTGACTTTTCGGACATAATTTCTAAACATGTTTAATGAACAAAATTGAAATCATACAAGGGGATATTACAATACTACAGGTAGATGCCATTGTGAATGCTGCCAATTCATCCTTATTAGGTGGTGGAGGTGTTGATGGAGCAATCCATAGAGCTGCAGGTCCTGAACTATTAAATGAATGCTATACATTAAATGGATGCACAACCGGAAGTGCAAAAATTACCAAAGCTTACAATCTGCCTGCAAAACATGTTATTCATACGGTTGGACCTGTTTGGCAAGGAGGGAAAAATCAGGAGGAGGAGCTATTAAATAATTGCTATAAAAACAGTTTAAAAATAGCCTTTAAGCATCAATTCAGTAGTATTGCATTTCCTGCAATAAGTACCGGAGTTTATCAATTTCCAATTGAGAGAGCCACAAAAATCGCAATTAGGACTGTGAAAGAATTCCTATCAAAACATGAGTTTCCTGAAAAAGTAATTTTTGTTTGTTTTAGCAGTGAAGATTTAGAAGTATATCAATCAATATTCACTTCTTAAACTTTGTGTTTCTTAGTGACTTGGTGTCTTGGTGGCATTTTTTTAGCCACAAAGTCTCTACGGCACAAAGAATCACTAAGAACTTAGACCGCAACTATTTTCCCCTCATCCACATACCACAAATAACCCTCCACCTCTTTAAAATCCATTTCAGTCAAAAAATGCTTGTATTCTGCCAATTGAAGCTTGTGAGAAGCATGTTCTGCTCCAAATTTATAATCTACAACCAATGCCTTATTTCCATCCAACATTACACGGTCCGGTATCTTATAATCCTGATTCGGAATCAAAATAGGATTTTCATTTAGAACCTTATACTTTCCAGAAAACCAATCTTTAACATCAGCCTGGCTTAATGCCTTACTTAATTTAGTTTGAATTGATATTTTCTCTTTTTCATTCAGTATTCCATCTGTAAACAAATCATTTATTACTTTTTTTATATCTGAAGGAACTTTTATTTGAGCCAGAATTTCATGCATTAATTTGCCATAGTTTAGTTTGGCAGGACTTTCCTTTTCAGGATCAAATACATCAGCATGTTCATGCTTTACTCTTACATTCAAGAAATCAGTGTTAATAATATAATTATCAAGCTTGTACGTTTTTTCAACTTCAAGATTTTCATCAACTAAAACTGGACTTCCATACGTGAAATGTGCATCCTCCTCTTCCCAAAAGTCGTTTAGTTTTATAAGTTTAGTATTTTGGGTTGTGGATTCTTTTTTAATCAAATTAAACAGTAAGTCACCTACAGTTTTGGAATTTTCCTTTTCAGGTAATTTTGAAAAGATCAGCATAGAATCAACTGCTCTTGTTAATGCAACATAAAGGACATTTAAACTATCCATGGCAGCTGCAACCCTTTCTTGACAGTATTCATTTACATAAATACTGGGAATCAGTTTTTTGGAATATTTCAAGGGTAATAATTCAAAATCATTAAATGGCTCAACATGCGAGGATGTCCAAAGAATGTTTTCCTGTGTTGTATTATGATCGAGTGACCAATCCAAATAGGGAATAATTACCACTTTAAAATCAAGACCTTTTGCTTTATGGATGGTCATAATTTCCATAGCATCCAAATCATCAGGCACTTGTATTGATTTTTCTAAACCAAACTCCTCCCACCATTCCAGGAAACTTGCTAAATCGGCTTTTTGATTTTGGCTATATTCTAATACAACATCATTTAAGGCTTGTATATATGCCCATTCATGTCTGATTTCATTTAATTTAAACAAGGAACTGAGACGTTCAATCAAATCATAAAGGGATAATTCTTTAAGACGAATGCTGAAAAATTCAGCAGGTAAGAACGCTTTGATTTTTTCAAGATTAAGCCCAATCAATTCCTGATAGTGAAGCTTGTGCCCAAGAATATCATAATATGCAACTATCAGATTCACAGCATTAATAAAATCTGCTGATTCATTAATGAATTTAAGAGCTGAAATAAGCAATCGAACTGCAGGTGATGAGTTAATAAAAAGAGCTTCTTTTGAAAGAATATTGTATTTTCCGGCAGCTAAAAGAAAATCTGCCAATTCATTGGCCTCAGCCTTCGTTCTCACCAAAAATGTTATATCTTTTTGATGACAATTTTCAAGTATTGAATCGAGCGATAATTCCAATTGTTGGTGAACATCATCTTTCCAGTGAGCTCCTTTCTCTTTATCGCTTCTGCAAAATCGAACCTCAACTTGTCCACCTTCATTGTTTTCCTTTTCAGGACAATCCTGCACAACATCTTTAAAGGCTTCTGTAATTTGTTGATTGCTTAACAAAACTGTTTCATCTATCTCAATATCAAATTCTTTAAGCTGGTTCTCGATAGAATTTTTCACCCATTCAGCACCTTGGCTAAAAACAGCATTATTGAAATCAATAATATTTTTTCTGCTTCGCCAGTTTTCCTTTAACGAAACTGACTCAATAAGTTCATCTCCAATATCTTGTTCAACGCCTTTCAGTAACATCGACCAATCGCCTCCCCGCCATCTGTATATTGATTGCTTTATATCACCAACGATCAGATTCATATGGTTTGAGTCCAGACTATTTTTTATTAGAGGTTTGATATTTTGCCATTGAAACTGAGAGGTATCCTGAAATTCATCTACTAGAAAATGCATATAGCGATTACCCATTTTTTCGTACAAAAAAGGTGTGTCATTGTCATCAATAACCTTCCGTAATAGTTGATTAACATCTGAAATAAGCATCAGGTTTTCATCTTCTCGAATTTCACTTAATTGAGATGAGATATCAGTTAAAATACCCAACATAAACAAATATCGTTTCACCTCCTGAGCCGATTTGAAGCTCCTATAATCAGTCTCTAATTTGTTAAATGCCTGATGAAGTAACCCATTTAAAGAAGAATCAACTAGTTGCGTTATTCTCGCCTTAATATCCTCTTCTGTCTTTTTAGAGTACCACTTCTCCGTATTATCCAAGCCATCTTTAGCTCTCGTTCCCGGAATAAAGTCTAGTTTTTCGCTAATTTTTATAAAATAGCCTGCAACTCCACTTTCCTTATAACTGAAATCTGATATATCAAGTCCAGCTTTTTTAATACAATCAATAGCTTCCTGTCCAATAGCTTGCATACCATTCTCAAAATCATTGACTATTGAGCTTAGCTTTTTGATGAAAGCTGATAGAAAGCTTTTCTCCGAAAGCTTGGCCTTTAGACTAGTCTCATTTTGTTGAAACTCTTCCTTGGTAATTTGTCCTGCAAACTTCTGAATACTAGATTTTAAGTCCCAACTTGAACCTTGTTCTTGTCGGTTTGCAGCAAAATCTTCCAGCCAATTGTTCAACTGTTTATCTTCCCCAATTTTAAGCATCATCTGATCAACAGCCCTATCCAGTACGCTTTGAGTATTTAATTCAACATTATAGCCATATTGAATACCTATTTCACGCGAAAATCCTTTAACTACTTTTTGGAAAAAACTATCGATTGTACTAATTGAAAAGTGGGAATAATCATATAAAATGAGTTGTAAAATCAGTTTTGCTCTGGAAGAAATCCCCTTATCTCCGAGATTAGGAAATGTTTTTTGCAATGTTTCAGTATGCCCACTTGGCTGATTCTGCGCTAATTTGTATAATTCCGTCAGAATACGATTCTTCATTTCCTCCGTTGCCTTATTGGTAAAGGTAACAGCCAATATTTTTTGATATTTAAAAGGATCGGCAAATACCAATTTCAGGTATTCCTCAGTTAATTTAAAGGTTTTTCCAGAGCCAGCAGACGATCTGTATATTTTGAGAACCATGTGCTTTAACTATTCAGTCTGTTGTGAGCAGTAATCTCATTGCACTCCACCTTAAACAGAACCACATTATTGATAGCAGGATCATTGAACTTAAAATCATCTTTGGAAGTGTAATGCTTCATCAAGATATTCAACTGCTCTTTTTTCTGTATTGGGTCGGTTACAAATTCAGCTTTACCTTTTGCCACAACGCTTTTGTAAAGCATGGAATATGAACATGCAACTTCTTCATGCCGAACAAACAATTTCTCATCAAATGAAATGGATATGCATACATTAGGATTTTTCTCCAGCAATTCAAGCTTCTTCCCTCCTGGACCTGTATGGAAATAAAAACAATTATTAGCGAACCCAAAGTTCATCGGTATGGTATATGGACCAGAATCTATATCCATCATACTTAAATGACAAACTTGAGATGTTTTTATAATTGTAGCTATTTCCTCTTTGTGTGTGATTATTTTCTTTCGTACGCCCATATCTCTTTTTTGATAGATGTAAAATTATTACAAATTATCCAAACCTCTAATTAATTTATAAATCTCAAAAAAAATCCAATTCTTAAATTTCAAAAAAACAAAAAAGTTGAACATCTTCTGTTTTGAACATTGATCTTTGTGATTTATTTGTAATTTGCTTTTTGCCTGCCATACGCAGGCTGGAAATTTGAATTTTAAGAAGTTATGGTTTTAATAAAATCAGTAAGAGGATATAGCCCAAAAATGGGCAAAGATTGCTATCTGGCAGATAATGCCACCTTAGTTGGCAATATTACGATGGGAGATCAATGCAGTGTTTGGTTTAATGCTGTTGTAAGGGGTGATGTGGAACCTATTGTAATGGGCAATAAAGTGAATATTCAGGATAATGCAACCATACATGGAACATATGGCAGAGCAGCAACTGTAATCGGTGATAATGTATCCATTGCGCACAATGCTGTAGTACATGGCTGCAAAATCGGTCATAATGTTTTGGTTGGGATTGGTGCAATCATCATGGATAATGCAGAGATTGGAGACAATTGCATTATTGCCATGGGAGCAGTTGTTCCTATGAATACAAAAGTTCCTTCAGGAACTGTTTATGCAGGTGTTCCGGCCAAAAAACTAAAAGATCTCGATCCAGAATTATTTAAAGGTGAAGTTGAGCGAATTGCGAATAATTATATTGAGTATGCGAGTTGGTTTAAAAATGAGGCCGAGGAGTAGGCTGAGGCTAAGGTTGAGTAGTCGTCATTCCCTTGAAAAAGGGAATCTCATTATCTAGGCTTAGAGATTCCCACTTACGTGAGAATGACAAATCGGAGTTCTTTTGGATGCCTCAACTCTGAAAAACACAAAATTTTTCTATTGATGTTGCATTTCAATAAGCCCTTGAATCGCCAACCGATATGAATCCAACCCAAATCCAGCA
This genomic stretch from Bacteroidota bacterium harbors:
- a CDS encoding acyl-CoA reductase, which codes for MEFEKRLKALIELGDFVKSGLAKNEFSELFHQAYIHNNWFTEEFCQLSFSSLVSHYLNEDKLNEWLGKYTFSNQANKKRIGLILAGNIPLVGIHDIISVFISGHISLLKLSAKDSILTKFFIGKLNEIDSESTSYFQIDDKLTGLDALIATGSDNSARYFEYYFRNCPKIIRKNRTSIAVLSGHETNEDLKLLEKDIFQYFGLGCRSVSKVFIPVDYDLNTLIEVFEKYRYFIDHNKYYNNYIYHKSIFLLNLDDHLDNGFLMLKENQSNHSPLAVLFYERYQNTTELENRIILSKDHLQVVVSKEQLSFPTHTFGSSQTPELWDYADEVDTLNFIHKL
- the mnmH gene encoding tRNA 2-selenouridine(34) synthase MnmH — its product is MPQKLNIEAFLENSAKSIIVDVRTPKEFASGHIPQAFNIPLFSNEERAEVGTIYKQNSKEAAIIKGLAFVGPKMADFVNEINKIAKNKEVYFYCWRGGMRSNSFAWLLETVGYKTYTLDKGYKAFRNHVLNSFEKKLNLLVIGGMTGSAKTYILYELDTKGHQIIDLEKMASHKGSSFGSIGEHEQPTNEQFENDLFHHIDEIDSDQLCFIEDESRMIGRINQPNAFYDQIRTANVIKLEISKELRIGHLVKEYSNTDLSNLLEASDRLKKRLGGLKLIEIRNFLLENDFESAASVLLDYYDKAYVYGLKQRPADRVFNLKTESINPAKNAQLILDYIPQIPDSNKLIKTIN
- a CDS encoding peptidase M1, with protein sequence MLRILFLTILLLFSLADFAQHFQIHDGIEDKQSDYRLLSPHARALQTSMADYDLKYHRFNWFVDPDTLYIEGQITSYFVSKSNSLDNLVFELTRYLIVDSILYHENKINFSHQTAYFLEIDLPVAILKNELDSVTIFYHGAPEQNGSGSFVKDMHDTSSIIWTLSEPYGSRDWWPCKQSLNDKIDSIDVIVKTTLGNRVASNGVLVADSSDTSFAYFHWKHRYPIPAYLVAIAVTNYVTTSNWVVDGVDSLEILNYIYPEDLSEFWNDLAMTVPIMELFIEKFGPYPFDKEKYGHAQFGRNGGMEHQTMSFMGHFRGSLVAHELAHQWFGDKITCQSWEEIWINESFATFCDALYYEYFRDKKDLLDLKKSRIQSVTNYNGGSVYVYGADTNIVSRVFSYRLSYQKGAMVLNMLRLKLGDSLFFKGIRGFLDDPNLVYNYASTEDIRWHFEQSSGVDLEYFFNDWIYNQGFPSYSIDIYPLKNHLSLEFNQTQSHQTVDYFELAVPIRFYSSNGEEKTIIFHNDSAGQIFEVDLGFEADSFAFDPEFHLISKNNKIDIHGLNIDEKLYAILYPNPVIDQINLQFLQADVLKNVQIIDYLGRIVRLEEYNDLLISPGMKISIPVEDIFDGAYIVVTQLASTRVVHKFVKP
- a CDS encoding SnoaL-like domain-containing protein; the encoded protein is MKKTFLLFTLLSVVSIASYCQDAKHIKSATEQQLSPEDLAQAQLVAYNNKDLEAFLAVYSNDIEIYYFPNELIYSGKDEMRKVYSEFFSKAGDLHCKLVNRITYGNYVMDREYVTTSIPGREVIEGQAIYEVKDGKIIKVWFMKM
- a CDS encoding molybdenum cofactor biosysynthesis protein is translated as MGKLLAIAYKKASREPMEEVSNTNISNEMGLENDYKGSKSAKRQITILLREDWESACKHLNKTIDWKVRRANLYMEGISIKQSKGKIIKIGDEIILEVMGETKPCYRMDEQVIGLTLALMKDWKGGVCCKVIQGGNLKVGDKIEID
- a CDS encoding O-acetyl-ADP-ribose deacetylase; the encoded protein is MNKIEIIQGDITILQVDAIVNAANSSLLGGGGVDGAIHRAAGPELLNECYTLNGCTTGSAKITKAYNLPAKHVIHTVGPVWQGGKNQEEELLNNCYKNSLKIAFKHQFSSIAFPAISTGVYQFPIERATKIAIRTVKEFLSKHEFPEKVIFVCFSSEDLEVYQSIFTS